The nucleotide sequence GGCAGATCACAGGCCTGACCCGGCACAAACATACCTTGAGCCTGGCAAAAAGATCTAAGGCGGTTACTAAAGGAACCCTTGATTTTAAAAAGGCGGTTAAGGATGCAGACCTGGTGATTATTGCCGCGCCAATATCTAAGATAGTCAAGGTGGCAAGGGATATAATGCCTTTTCTCAAACAGGGCTCTATTGTTACTGATGTGGGAAGCCTGAAGGGGGAAATAGTCAAACAGATCGATAGTATCCCCCGGATTCGCAAAAAAGAGGTTTATTTTGTCGGCAGCCACCCAATGGCTGGTTCAGAAAAAAGCGGGGTTTGTTCTGCCAGGAAAGATTTATTCAAAGGCTCGTTTTGTTTTTTAACCAGGACCCGTTTTACCGATCAAAAGGCTTTGAATAAAATCAGAAAGCTCTGGGAAAAGCTCGGTGCAGAAGTAAAGGTGGTCTCACCTGTTAGGCACGACTCTATTGTGACTTATATCAGCCATCTTCCGCACATTTTGGCTTACCACTTATCCATGCTTGTCCCGTTCAAATACTATAAGTATAGCGGGGGGAGCTTCCTGGATATGACCAGGATAGCCTCGAGTAATCCCCGGCTATGGCGGGATATATGTGTCATGAACAGCAGGGAAATAGGCAAGGCTTTAGGGGTATATCAGACATCAATTGGCCGGGTGAAAAACATCGTGTCCGCTGGCCGGCACCAAAAGTTGTTAAGTCTGTTCAAGAAGGCAAAAAATAGAAGGGATAGTTATAACAGAGAATGGTTATCGCTATAGATGGTCCGGCCGGTTCGGGAAAAAGCACTATTGCCAGGCTGGTGGCTGATAAACTGGGGTTTTTCTATCTGGATACCGGAGCTATGTACCGGGCTTTTACTTTAAAAGCGGTTGAGGAAAAAATTGATTTGGAAAATGAAAATGCCCTGGCAGATTTGCTTTATCATACCAAAATAGATTTAAGAAAAGATGAAGTTATGCTGGATGGCAGGGATGTCAGCCGCCGGATCAGAGAACCGGAAATTACCAATAAGGTGTTTTTTGTTGCCCGGGCCGGAAGCGTGCGAAAGAGAATGGTGGATCTACAGCGCAGGTTTTCCGGCAACAATAGAGGCATGGTAGTCGAGGGGCGCGATATCGGAACAACGGTTTTTCCGGATGCCGATAAAAAGTTCTATCTGGATGCCGAGGTCAAGGAACGGGCCGGCCGCCGCTACAGACAATTGCTTAGGGAACATCAAAAATCGCCGGCATTAAAAAGATTAGAACAAGAAATTTTATTACGCGATAAGCACGATAAAACCAGAAAGATAGCGCCGTTGGCAATGGCCGAAGACGC is from Candidatus Omnitrophota bacterium and encodes:
- a CDS encoding prephenate dehydrogenase, which gives rise to MFKKTTIVGVGLIGGSLGMAMMSGGLAGQITGLTRHKHTLSLAKRSKAVTKGTLDFKKAVKDADLVIIAAPISKIVKVARDIMPFLKQGSIVTDVGSLKGEIVKQIDSIPRIRKKEVYFVGSHPMAGSEKSGVCSARKDLFKGSFCFLTRTRFTDQKALNKIRKLWEKLGAEVKVVSPVRHDSIVTYISHLPHILAYHLSMLVPFKYYKYSGGSFLDMTRIASSNPRLWRDICVMNSREIGKALGVYQTSIGRVKNIVSAGRHQKLLSLFKKAKNRRDSYNREWLSL
- the cmk gene encoding (d)CMP kinase, which produces MVIAIDGPAGSGKSTIARLVADKLGFFYLDTGAMYRAFTLKAVEEKIDLENENALADLLYHTKIDLRKDEVMLDGRDVSRRIREPEITNKVFFVARAGSVRKRMVDLQRRFSGNNRGMVVEGRDIGTTVFPDADKKFYLDAEVKERAGRRYRQLLREHQKSPALKRLEQEILLRDKHDKTRKIAPLAMAEDAVRIDTTNLDINEVVNVVLSHLNTDDL